From the genome of uncultured Bacteroides sp.:
GTAAATCAAATCAATTACAGGAAGTTCAATCATTGTGTAACATCCTGGTTGTTGTTTCATTGAAGCACGGGCAACGCAAACAAGAACCTGACCTGTTAATGCAGGGTTGTTTATCTTCATATTGAATTCGAACAACTGGTTCTGAGTTTTTCCTGAAACACCTTTACGTGTAAGGTTAACTCCGTGTCCCATATCTAATAAATCGTCAACACAAGGAACCTGTGTTACGTGAGTTTCATCATTTACAAAGTATGCATCAGCTTTGATTGCTTTTGCTACTTCTTCGAATTTATATCCGTCTTTTACTTCAATGTAAACCATACGACGGTGAATACCTGTACCAGTTGGTATTGTCATTGATAAAGCAGCTTTAACTCCATCGATTGCTTTTACTGCAACTGTATGTCCCATACTCATACCAGGACCAAAGTTTGTGTAAGAAACACCCTTTGGAGCAATAGCCTGAAGAAGTGCACGAACTACAGAATCACTTCCCGGATCCCATCCTGCAGAAATAATAGATACCGCATTGTGTTCTTTTCCGCAAGCCATAAGTTCACGACGAAGATCTACAATTCCGGTATGGATATCAAAGCTATCTACAGTATTGATACCAAGAGCTAATATCTCTTTTGCATATTTTTCAACGCTTCTTGTTGGAGTACAAAGAATAGCTACATCTACATCTTTCAATTCCTTGATGTCTTTCACTACATCATATTCCGCTAATTCTGCTGGTTTATCTGCAGCCCCATTACGGCGTACAACACCTGCTACTTCGAAATCGGGTGCAGCAAGAAGTGCTTCTAATACATACTTTCCAATATTGCCATATCCAACAATGGCTGCTCTAACTTTTTTCATTCTGTTGTGGTCTTAAGTTTGACATATTTCTATATTCAGTCGACAAAAATAATCAAATTGTGTCACAATCAAAGAATTCACAACTTAATATATTAAAAAATATGCATACAATGGAGGTTACAGACAATAAACAAGCATGGTTTGACGTTTCTTTCTAAGGAGACAAATATGCTTTAACGCAATAAATTTGTACTTTTGCCTTCCATTACAAATATATAAAATAAATGAAATGATTGAGTATATAAAAGGAAACATTGCAGAACTAAATCCGGCATCGGCAGTAATTGATTGTAACGGCATGGGTTATTTCATTAACATATCACTAAATACCTATTCGGCTATTC
Proteins encoded in this window:
- a CDS encoding diaminopimelate dehydrogenase; protein product: MKKVRAAIVGYGNIGKYVLEALLAAPDFEVAGVVRRNGAADKPAELAEYDVVKDIKELKDVDVAILCTPTRSVEKYAKEILALGINTVDSFDIHTGIVDLRRELMACGKEHNAVSIISAGWDPGSDSVVRALLQAIAPKGVSYTNFGPGMSMGHTVAVKAIDGVKAALSMTIPTGTGIHRRMVYIEVKDGYKFEEVAKAIKADAYFVNDETHVTQVPCVDDLLDMGHGVNLTRKGVSGKTQNQLFEFNMKINNPALTGQVLVCVARASMKQQPGCYTMIELPVIDLIYGDREDLIAHLV